One window of the Mycobacterium xenopi genome contains the following:
- a CDS encoding O-methyltransferase, whose protein sequence is MANTLQDPKVATALERMYAESQEQVAQLRDWRDELQRLSSASAQERADAFGAFYIPVTPDAGRLLYMLVRAAQPTTIVEFGMSFGISAIHLASAVHDNGAGRVITTELSTAKIGAARKTFADIGLDDLITVLEGDALSTLRTVAGPVDFVLLDGWKDMYLPVVKLLEPQLSPGALIVADNTEMADTQPYLDYVRNTENGYVSVNFRAREADSMEISCRV, encoded by the coding sequence ATGGCCAACACACTGCAAGACCCCAAAGTTGCGACCGCGCTTGAGCGCATGTATGCCGAGAGCCAAGAGCAGGTGGCTCAGTTGCGGGATTGGCGTGATGAGTTGCAGCGACTATCTTCGGCGAGCGCGCAGGAGCGCGCTGACGCGTTCGGCGCGTTCTACATTCCGGTAACGCCCGACGCGGGCCGCTTGTTGTACATGCTGGTCAGAGCGGCTCAACCGACGACGATTGTCGAATTCGGCATGTCTTTCGGCATCTCTGCCATCCACTTGGCGTCGGCGGTGCATGACAACGGCGCCGGGCGGGTCATCACCACCGAACTCAGCACCGCCAAAATCGGCGCTGCCAGGAAGACATTCGCCGACATCGGGTTGGACGATTTGATCACTGTGCTCGAAGGGGACGCGCTGTCGACCCTGAGGACCGTGGCCGGGCCCGTCGACTTCGTGCTGCTCGACGGCTGGAAAGACATGTATCTGCCGGTCGTCAAGCTGCTCGAACCACAGCTGTCACCAGGTGCCCTGATCGTCGCCGACAATACCGAAATGGCCGACACGCAGCCGTACCTCGACTATGTGCGGAACACCGAAAATGGCTATGTCAGCGTCAACTTCCGCGCCCGCGAAGCCGACAGCATGGAAATCAGCTGCCGTGTCTGA
- a CDS encoding thiamine pyrophosphate-binding protein has product MGVPVYQRILDLFEAEGVNTLFGIPDPNFVHMFLEADRRGWAVVAPHHEESAGFMADAAARMTGRPGLCIGTLGPGVANLAGAMMCAKVENSPVIFIGGQRARITERRVRRGRIQFVRQEALVEPSVKYSASIEYADQTDEIVHEAIRRAMSGTPGPAYIEYPAHVLLHELEVPAPPPPGTYRLVGQGAGAREIAQAARLIQDAKAPILLVGHGVHTSRSQTAVKALAELMACPVIQTSGGTSYIPGLEDRTFPYGFSAAAVEAVTASDLCVALGTELGEPVHYGRTRHWAQNDPIRKWIYVEQDPTAIGVNRPVDVALVGDLRAVVPQLVDALGDSPRSPSADLARWVKQDADQLAELAETAPSGQIPIHPARFVVEATKAFPSEGILVRDGGATVIFQWTYSQAKPRDVIWNQNFGHLGTGLPYAVGASVADGGKRPVMLLTSDSSFLFHIAELETAARLNLPLVCIVGVDHQWGLEVGVYKRTFPQPSPQPGVHWSKNVRFDKIAEGLGCHGEYVEHEHDIGPAIKRAYASGRPGVVHVEIDPKANSEEMPNYAEFRTWYAEGTQ; this is encoded by the coding sequence ATGGGTGTGCCTGTCTACCAACGCATTCTGGACCTGTTCGAGGCCGAGGGTGTCAACACCCTGTTCGGTATCCCCGACCCGAATTTCGTGCACATGTTCCTGGAAGCCGACCGACGCGGCTGGGCGGTGGTGGCCCCGCATCACGAGGAGAGCGCGGGCTTCATGGCCGACGCGGCCGCACGCATGACGGGCAGGCCGGGCCTGTGCATCGGGACGCTCGGACCCGGCGTGGCCAACCTGGCCGGAGCGATGATGTGCGCCAAGGTGGAGAACTCGCCGGTCATCTTCATCGGCGGTCAACGCGCGCGCATCACCGAACGACGGGTGCGGCGCGGGCGTATCCAGTTCGTCCGCCAGGAGGCCCTGGTGGAGCCGTCGGTGAAATACAGCGCATCGATCGAATACGCCGACCAGACCGACGAAATCGTTCACGAGGCGATCCGCCGGGCGATGTCGGGCACCCCGGGCCCGGCTTACATCGAATACCCGGCGCATGTGCTGCTGCACGAACTGGAGGTGCCGGCACCACCGCCGCCCGGCACCTACCGCCTTGTCGGCCAGGGTGCGGGCGCGCGGGAAATCGCGCAGGCCGCCAGGCTGATCCAAGACGCCAAGGCGCCGATCCTGTTGGTCGGTCATGGCGTACACACGTCGCGCAGCCAAACTGCGGTGAAGGCGCTCGCCGAGCTGATGGCCTGCCCGGTGATCCAGACCTCCGGCGGCACCTCGTACATCCCGGGTCTGGAGGACCGCACCTTCCCCTACGGGTTTTCGGCAGCGGCTGTCGAGGCGGTGACCGCCTCCGACCTGTGTGTCGCGCTGGGCACCGAACTCGGCGAACCGGTCCACTACGGCAGGACTCGCCACTGGGCGCAAAACGACCCCATCCGCAAGTGGATCTACGTCGAGCAGGATCCGACGGCGATCGGGGTGAACCGTCCGGTGGACGTGGCGCTGGTCGGAGACCTGCGGGCGGTCGTGCCGCAGCTGGTGGACGCGCTCGGGGACAGCCCCCGCTCACCGTCGGCCGACCTGGCCCGCTGGGTCAAGCAGGACGCCGACCAGTTGGCTGAATTGGCTGAGACCGCACCCAGCGGCCAAATACCCATCCATCCCGCGCGTTTCGTGGTCGAGGCAACTAAAGCTTTTCCGTCCGAGGGCATTCTGGTGCGCGACGGCGGTGCAACGGTCATCTTCCAGTGGACCTATTCGCAGGCCAAACCGCGCGACGTCATCTGGAACCAGAACTTCGGCCACCTCGGCACCGGGTTGCCCTATGCCGTCGGCGCTTCGGTGGCCGACGGCGGCAAGCGACCGGTCATGTTGCTCACCAGCGACTCGTCGTTCCTGTTCCACATCGCCGAATTAGAGACCGCCGCACGACTGAACCTGCCGCTGGTGTGCATCGTGGGCGTCGACCACCAGTGGGGTTTGGAAGTCGGTGTCTACAAGCGAACTTTCCCCCAGCCCTCGCCGCAGCCCGGGGTGCACTGGAGCAAGAACGTGCGCTTCGACAAAATCGCCGAAGGCCTGGGCTGCCACGGCGAATACGTCGAGCACGAGCACGACATCGGCCCGGCGATCAAACGTGCCTACGCCAGCGGCCGGCCGGGGGTCGTGCACGTCGAGATCGACCCCAAAGCCAACTCGGAGGAGATGCCGAACTACGCAGAATTCAGAACTTGGTACGCCGAAGGAACCCAGTAG
- a CDS encoding SDR family NAD(P)-dependent oxidoreductase: MPELRFDDQVAVITGAGRGLGRAYARLLASRGANVVVNDPGGALTGDGTDAAPANEVVREIKSAGGEAIACTESVATPTGGAAIIAAAFERYGRLDILIHNAGIVRSRSLQQMSYEDFDAVLDVHLRGAFHVVRPAFPHMCAAGYGRIVLTSSIGGLYGNHGVANYAAAKAGVIGLSNVVALEGGAHNVKCNVIVPAAETRMAQGRDTSGYPPWGPELVAPAVGWLAHEACSISGEMLVAIAGRIARVAVAETPGVCRDSWSVETVGEQIDAIRDASTPVMFPVLPHGHADHIDYSFRMARRQTREGAPHG; this comes from the coding sequence ATGCCTGAGCTCAGATTCGACGATCAAGTCGCAGTGATAACCGGCGCCGGCCGGGGTCTGGGACGCGCCTACGCACGGTTGCTCGCCTCGCGGGGGGCGAACGTCGTCGTCAACGATCCCGGTGGTGCCCTCACCGGCGACGGCACCGACGCGGCTCCCGCGAACGAAGTAGTGCGAGAAATCAAGTCGGCGGGTGGTGAGGCGATCGCGTGCACCGAGTCGGTGGCGACCCCGACCGGTGGCGCGGCGATCATCGCGGCGGCGTTTGAGCGCTACGGGCGACTGGACATCCTCATACACAACGCCGGCATCGTCCGCAGCCGTTCGTTGCAGCAGATGAGCTACGAGGACTTCGACGCGGTCCTCGATGTCCACCTGCGTGGTGCGTTTCATGTTGTGCGGCCGGCGTTTCCGCACATGTGCGCGGCAGGGTACGGCCGCATCGTGCTGACGTCATCGATCGGAGGGCTGTACGGCAACCACGGCGTCGCCAACTACGCGGCCGCCAAGGCCGGGGTGATCGGGCTGTCCAATGTGGTGGCGCTCGAGGGCGGCGCGCACAACGTGAAGTGCAACGTGATCGTGCCTGCGGCCGAGACCAGAATGGCGCAGGGCCGCGACACCTCTGGCTACCCCCCGTGGGGCCCGGAGTTGGTGGCGCCCGCTGTCGGTTGGCTCGCCCACGAAGCCTGTTCGATCAGCGGTGAGATGCTGGTCGCGATCGCTGGCCGGATTGCGCGGGTCGCCGTCGCCGAAACTCCTGGCGTGTGCCGCGATTCATGGTCGGTCGAGACGGTCGGCGAGCAAATCGACGCGATCCGGGATGCATCGACGCCGGTGATGTTTCCCGTGCTGCCCCACGGCCATGCCGACCACATCGACTACAGCTTCCGGATGGCCCGGCGACAAACACGGGAAGGAGCGCCTCATGGCTAG
- a CDS encoding L,D-transpeptidase has translation MRRALRQAFVVAGIMIAATAVSVSPSLAASAPPQTAPGIASIQPANGAVVGVAHPIIVTFTAPVTNRAAVERTIKIISPSDAVGRFAWVDDNVVQWTPEQYWAPHTTVKVQVHGLTTGFETGDVVRAVASISAHTFTVSINDEVVRTMPASMGKPSRPTPIGSFTALSKERTVTFDSRTIGIPLSSPEGYLIQGQYAVRVTWSGVYVHSAPWSVDSQGYANVSHGCINLSPDNAAWYFDTVHIGDPIIVQA, from the coding sequence ATGCGAAGAGCGCTTCGGCAGGCATTCGTCGTGGCAGGGATCATGATCGCGGCGACGGCGGTGTCGGTGAGCCCCAGCTTGGCCGCCAGTGCCCCGCCTCAAACCGCTCCCGGCATCGCATCGATCCAGCCCGCCAACGGCGCGGTGGTGGGTGTCGCGCATCCGATCATCGTCACATTCACGGCGCCGGTCACCAACCGCGCCGCCGTCGAGCGGACCATCAAGATCATTTCTCCGAGTGACGCAGTCGGGCGGTTCGCCTGGGTCGACGACAACGTCGTGCAATGGACGCCGGAGCAGTACTGGGCCCCGCACACCACCGTCAAGGTTCAGGTGCACGGCTTGACGACTGGCTTCGAAACCGGTGACGTCGTGCGCGCGGTTGCCAGCATCTCCGCGCATACGTTCACCGTGAGCATCAACGACGAGGTGGTCCGCACGATGCCGGCGTCGATGGGTAAGCCGAGTCGTCCGACACCGATCGGCTCTTTCACCGCGCTGTCGAAAGAGCGGACGGTCACATTCGATTCGCGCACCATCGGCATCCCGCTCAGTTCGCCTGAGGGCTACTTGATCCAAGGACAGTACGCGGTCCGGGTGACCTGGAGCGGCGTCTACGTGCACTCGGCGCCATGGTCGGTCGACTCACAGGGGTATGCCAACGTCAGCCACGGTTGCATCAACCTCAGCCCGGACAACGCGGCTTGGTATTTCGACACCGTGCACATCGGCGACCCGATCATCGTGCAGGCCTGA
- a CDS encoding DUF3303 domain-containing protein, producing MKYLVQWNFLEPSLVRPAAQRFLKTGAKPPDGATQLGRWFGLNGKGCAVLEASDPKPVFELISEWQEYMQIEATPVLEDDDAGAIIGKLYG from the coding sequence ATGAAATACCTTGTGCAGTGGAACTTCTTGGAACCATCATTGGTTCGGCCCGCGGCCCAACGTTTCCTCAAGACCGGCGCCAAACCACCGGACGGGGCAACCCAACTCGGTCGCTGGTTCGGCCTCAACGGCAAGGGATGTGCTGTGCTCGAAGCCTCCGACCCTAAGCCGGTCTTCGAGCTCATCTCGGAATGGCAAGAGTACATGCAGATCGAGGCCACACCGGTGCTCGAAGACGACGACGCCGGCGCCATCATCGGCAAGTTGTACGGGTAG
- a CDS encoding CaiB/BaiF CoA transferase family protein, protein MAGVRVVDLTAMVMGPYCTQIMADMGADVLKVEPPEGDVTRYVTVGPAPGMSGVFANVNRGKRSIVLDLRSDNGKSALRALIETADVFIHSMRAKAIGKLGFAYDEVAAINPAIVYTNCYGYGRRGPDRDLPAYDDTIQAECGLPAVQQMLTGEASYVGTIMADKVAGLTALYATMMALFHRERTGEGQEVEVAMFETMASFMLVEHANGAIFEPPLGPAGYPRALAPNRRPYQTSDGYISALIYTDKHWSAFIDAVQPPWACDRYATLEQRARQIDTVYGLVAQTMRERTTAEWLTLFRKLEIPAAPIRTPDGLFDDPHLNAVGLFETVDSPHGRMRFPGVPTWFSHTPGRVAGPAPELGAHTAEVLEEISASRRQSTRHAVENGAFASARHGKER, encoded by the coding sequence CTGGCCGGCGTGCGGGTGGTCGACCTCACCGCGATGGTGATGGGGCCGTACTGCACCCAGATCATGGCCGACATGGGCGCCGACGTGCTCAAGGTCGAACCACCGGAGGGCGACGTCACGCGTTACGTCACGGTGGGGCCCGCGCCGGGCATGAGCGGGGTATTCGCGAACGTCAACCGCGGCAAGCGCAGCATCGTACTCGACTTGCGCTCGGACAACGGCAAATCCGCGCTGCGGGCACTCATCGAAACAGCAGATGTGTTCATTCATTCGATGCGGGCCAAGGCGATCGGCAAGCTCGGCTTCGCATATGACGAAGTCGCCGCCATCAACCCGGCGATCGTCTACACCAACTGCTACGGCTACGGCCGCCGCGGCCCGGACCGGGATCTGCCCGCCTACGACGACACCATCCAGGCAGAATGCGGGCTGCCGGCCGTCCAGCAGATGCTGACCGGCGAGGCCAGCTATGTCGGCACAATCATGGCCGACAAGGTCGCCGGCCTGACGGCGCTCTACGCCACCATGATGGCGTTGTTCCACCGCGAGCGCACGGGGGAGGGCCAAGAGGTGGAGGTGGCGATGTTCGAAACCATGGCGTCGTTCATGCTGGTCGAACACGCCAACGGCGCGATCTTCGAGCCCCCGCTTGGACCGGCCGGCTATCCGCGCGCGCTGGCCCCCAACCGCCGCCCCTACCAGACCAGCGACGGCTACATTTCGGCGCTGATCTACACCGACAAGCATTGGTCGGCGTTCATCGACGCCGTGCAGCCGCCATGGGCCTGCGACCGGTACGCCACGCTCGAGCAGCGGGCCCGCCAGATCGACACGGTGTACGGCCTGGTGGCCCAGACGATGCGGGAGCGCACCACCGCGGAATGGCTGACGCTGTTTCGCAAGCTGGAGATACCCGCGGCGCCAATCCGCACACCCGACGGGCTGTTCGACGACCCGCACCTAAATGCCGTCGGGCTGTTCGAGACGGTGGATAGCCCGCACGGGCGGATGCGGTTTCCCGGTGTGCCGACCTGGTTTTCGCACACCCCGGGCCGGGTCGCCGGGCCGGCCCCGGAGTTGGGGGCCCATACCGCCGAGGTGCTCGAGGAAATCAGCGCGAGCAGACGCCAAAGCACCCGACACGCCGTCGAAAACGGGGCTTTTGCGTCTGCTCGGCACGGAAAGGAGCGCTGA
- a CDS encoding acyltransferase family protein → MPALDGLRAIAVTLVLAGHGGIPGLGGGFIGVDIFFVLSGFLITSLLFDELARTGRIDLSGFWIRRARRLLPALVLMVLTVALGRDLLPQESVAELRDDAIAAFVWMANWRFVAEKTDYFTQGATPSPLRHTWSLGVEEQYYFVWPLVLIAVAVSLAMWARHYRLWATLSGVRLIVFVVAALGAVGSAAAAIAWSSNAPHDRVYFGTDTRAQALLAGAAASVLLVRDWPALTRGRSAVRAPWARWTARVLPVAGLAALVLAAHYATGSAREFRTGLLTGVAIAAVAVIAPVALDQRTAMARVLAWRPLVWLGAISYGIYLWHWPIFLVLNGERTGWSGWRLFAVRFLVTVTLAAASWWLVEQPIRRWRPVRVRLLPLAGATVGTAVVATVLIVPVGTTPHTGLESSLPPGVSEVAAVTPSPPVAAMPVRPVAQRNPNRPFTVSVFGDSIAWTLMHYLPATPGFHFVDHTIIGCSLVRGGPYRYLGQTLDQKPECEAWPGRWSAQIAADQPDVALLIIGRWETVDRVNEGRWTHIGDPAFDAYLAGELQRALDTLGTNGIRVAVTTVPYSRRGEKPDGTLYPEDQPERVDQWNTLLRRTIGKRPNVSILDLNRKLCPDGVYTAKVDGIQVRSDGVHLTPEGVQWLTPWLEESLR, encoded by the coding sequence ATTCCCGCCCTGGACGGGCTTCGCGCCATCGCGGTCACGTTGGTGCTCGCCGGGCACGGCGGCATCCCCGGTCTCGGCGGCGGCTTCATCGGCGTCGACATCTTCTTTGTCCTCAGCGGATTTCTGATCACCTCGCTGCTGTTCGACGAGCTGGCACGCACCGGTCGGATCGATTTGTCCGGCTTCTGGATTCGCCGTGCCCGGCGGCTGCTGCCCGCGCTCGTGCTGATGGTTCTGACCGTGGCGCTCGGGCGCGACCTGCTTCCGCAAGAGTCCGTCGCCGAGCTACGCGACGACGCCATCGCCGCATTCGTCTGGATGGCGAACTGGAGATTCGTCGCTGAAAAGACGGACTATTTCACCCAGGGCGCCACACCGTCACCGCTGCGGCACACCTGGTCGTTGGGAGTCGAGGAGCAGTACTACTTCGTCTGGCCGCTGGTGTTGATCGCGGTCGCCGTATCGCTGGCGATGTGGGCCAGGCATTACCGCCTGTGGGCAACCCTGAGCGGCGTTCGCTTGATCGTGTTCGTGGTGGCCGCGCTGGGCGCGGTCGGCTCGGCGGCCGCGGCGATCGCCTGGTCGTCAAACGCCCCGCACGACCGGGTCTACTTCGGCACCGATACCCGCGCCCAGGCACTGTTGGCCGGCGCGGCGGCGTCGGTTCTCTTGGTGCGCGACTGGCCGGCGCTGACCCGTGGCCGGTCTGCCGTTCGGGCCCCCTGGGCCAGATGGACCGCCCGCGTTCTGCCGGTCGCCGGTCTGGCGGCGTTGGTGCTGGCGGCACACTACGCGACCGGCAGCGCGCGCGAATTCCGCACCGGGTTGCTGACCGGGGTGGCGATCGCCGCTGTCGCGGTGATCGCGCCGGTGGCGCTCGACCAGCGGACAGCGATGGCCCGGGTGCTGGCCTGGCGACCGTTGGTGTGGCTGGGTGCCATCTCCTACGGCATCTACCTATGGCATTGGCCAATCTTTTTGGTCCTCAACGGGGAACGCACCGGCTGGTCCGGCTGGCGGTTGTTCGCCGTCCGGTTCCTCGTCACAGTTACCCTGGCGGCCGCGTCGTGGTGGTTGGTCGAACAGCCTATTCGACGGTGGCGCCCGGTCCGCGTCCGGTTGTTGCCGCTGGCCGGGGCCACAGTCGGTACCGCTGTCGTGGCTACGGTGCTGATTGTCCCGGTCGGAACAACGCCCCATACGGGGCTTGAGAGCAGCCTTCCACCGGGAGTATCTGAAGTGGCCGCCGTTACCCCGTCCCCGCCGGTCGCCGCGATGCCGGTTCGCCCCGTGGCGCAGCGAAATCCCAACCGGCCGTTCACCGTGTCGGTTTTCGGTGATTCGATCGCGTGGACGTTGATGCACTATCTTCCGGCGACCCCGGGGTTCCATTTCGTCGATCACACCATCATCGGATGCAGCCTGGTGCGCGGCGGGCCATATCGATATCTCGGCCAGACGCTCGACCAAAAACCCGAATGCGAAGCCTGGCCCGGCAGATGGTCCGCGCAAATCGCCGCTGACCAGCCCGATGTCGCACTGCTGATCATCGGGCGCTGGGAAACGGTCGACCGGGTCAACGAAGGACGGTGGACTCATATCGGCGATCCGGCATTCGACGCATATCTTGCCGGTGAGCTGCAACGAGCGCTGGATACTCTCGGCACCAACGGGATTCGGGTCGCAGTGACCACCGTGCCCTACAGCCGTCGCGGCGAAAAGCCGGATGGAACCCTGTACCCAGAAGACCAGCCTGAACGGGTCGACCAATGGAACACGTTGCTGCGTCGCACAATTGGAAAACGTCCGAATGTATCGATCTTAGATCTGAATAGGAAGTTGTGTCCCGACGGTGTCTACACCGCCAAGGTCGACGGTATCCAAGTGCGCAGCGACGGAGTGCACCTCACCCCGGAAGGGGTGCAGTGGCTGACGCCGTGGCTCGAAGAATCGCTGCGATAA
- a CDS encoding aldehyde dehydrogenase family protein, whose amino-acid sequence MREYLKFYIDGRWVDPVRPQPFDVENPATEQVSGRISLGSGDDVDAAVTAARRAFASWSQSSREERLELMQAILAEYQRRADDLAEAVTEEMGAPPSLAAGPQVQLGLGHLMTAIDVLKNFAFEEQHGATRVVKEPIGVCGLITPWNWPLNQIAVKVYPALATGCTMILKPSEVAPYSAYIFTEILDAAGVPAGVYNLVNGDGAGVGVALSSHPGIDMVSFTGSTRAGTDVAAKAAPTVKRVTQELGGKSPNIVLDDAEFENSVRAGVANMMLNTGQSCNAPSRMLVPKSRMAEAVAVARETAEQVKVGDPDDSRAIGPLASRAQFEKVQRLIQTGIDEGATLVTGGPGRPDGLTTGYYAKPTVFADVTNAMTIAREEIFGPVLCILGYDDIDQAVEIANDTDYGLAGYVSGADLDKARAVASRIRAGWVTINHAFDMNAPFGGYKCSGNGREWSEFGFHEYLETKAILGYASG is encoded by the coding sequence ATGCGCGAATATCTGAAGTTCTACATCGACGGCCGGTGGGTCGATCCGGTGCGGCCACAGCCCTTCGACGTCGAAAACCCCGCGACCGAACAGGTCAGCGGCCGAATCTCGCTCGGCTCGGGCGACGACGTGGACGCCGCGGTGACCGCGGCGCGACGCGCCTTCGCCAGCTGGTCGCAGAGCAGCCGGGAAGAGCGACTCGAGCTGATGCAAGCGATCCTGGCCGAATATCAAAGGCGTGCCGACGATCTCGCGGAAGCGGTGACCGAGGAGATGGGGGCTCCGCCGTCGCTGGCCGCCGGTCCCCAGGTGCAGCTCGGCCTGGGTCACCTGATGACCGCTATCGACGTGCTGAAGAATTTTGCGTTCGAAGAACAGCACGGCGCTACCCGGGTGGTCAAAGAGCCGATCGGGGTATGCGGGCTGATCACCCCGTGGAACTGGCCGCTCAACCAGATCGCGGTGAAGGTGTATCCGGCGCTGGCGACCGGCTGCACAATGATCTTGAAACCGTCAGAGGTGGCCCCCTACTCGGCCTACATTTTCACCGAGATCCTCGATGCCGCCGGCGTGCCGGCCGGCGTGTACAACCTGGTCAACGGCGACGGCGCGGGGGTGGGGGTGGCGCTGTCCAGCCATCCCGGCATCGACATGGTGTCGTTTACCGGTTCGACGCGTGCCGGCACCGACGTGGCGGCGAAGGCCGCGCCGACGGTGAAGCGGGTCACCCAGGAGCTCGGGGGCAAGAGCCCCAACATCGTGCTCGACGATGCGGAATTCGAGAACAGTGTCCGCGCCGGCGTGGCCAACATGATGCTCAACACCGGCCAGAGCTGCAACGCGCCGTCGCGCATGCTGGTGCCGAAATCACGCATGGCAGAAGCCGTCGCGGTTGCGCGCGAAACCGCCGAACAGGTGAAGGTCGGCGACCCCGACGACAGCCGCGCCATCGGACCGCTTGCCTCACGGGCCCAGTTCGAGAAAGTGCAGCGCTTGATCCAGACCGGCATCGACGAGGGCGCCACACTGGTCACCGGCGGCCCAGGGCGGCCCGACGGGCTGACCACCGGCTACTACGCCAAGCCCACCGTCTTCGCCGACGTCACCAACGCCATGACCATCGCGCGCGAGGAGATCTTCGGGCCGGTGCTGTGCATACTCGGCTACGACGACATCGACCAGGCCGTCGAGATCGCCAACGACACCGACTACGGTCTGGCCGGCTATGTTTCGGGAGCCGACCTCGACAAAGCGCGGGCAGTCGCCAGCAGAATCCGTGCCGGCTGGGTGACCATCAACCATGCCTTCGACATGAACGCGCCGTTCGGTGGCTACAAATGCAGCGGCAACGGCCGCGAATGGAGCGAGTTCGGCTTCCACGAGTACCTGGAGACCAAGGCGATCCTGGGTTACGCATCCGGGTAG